The genome window TAACGGCTAACAAAAACCACTGACATTCATGAAAAAAACTAGCATCTGGCCCTGTCCTGCGTTGCGCTGAGGCTAAAGGCTTTCCATTTAGTGGCTTTGCTGATACTGTCCGGACATATGAGGGAGGTGAAGAGAACTACTGGACATCAATACTTTCTTTAAGACAGGTTAGTGCACTGTAAAGATGTAAATGGAATTTTATTAGTAGGACCCGTATTCCTACTTTCCATTCTCTCCGCGTGCGCAGTAGCGagatttttttgcatatttccaGTTTAAAACCTAATTCATACCGATCCAACAAACGCCAATAGGTGTTTCAAACTACTCCAACAAACGCGTTTATTTAATGGGCGTTTTAATGCACACGAACGCACTTCACTAAATACGCATcaatacatttgtatattttctgttttttttacactggGGTTTATATTATGGCTATTTAAACGCTGATACAGTGTTAATTTACATTGCGAggctaatatatatatacatatatgttaCAATAATTGATGTCATTTCTTACATGTGTTGGCACTTtggcaaataaataaactgctattGGAATATTGTAAGGCCCCGTTAAAAAAACTTAGCTGAAATGGTAAATTAAACCGTAGGCTATAGTGTTTATTTGATAGATCTATTTGTTTGacataatgaaatgaaatgctgTTTTTGTGATATGTGTGAGAATCAATTATTTATTCAGAAAGACAGATTCGTTGATAAAACGTTTGATTGTGACAGGTCTGTTTCTCTGAATCACACTGAGATCAAGATTTATGCAAGAGAAGAGTGCAGACATGAGTAACACAGAGCCAtgcagaataaaaaatgaagataCTGCAGAACAAAGAGGTTGGTGTTCATTCTAGATTCATCATTAATGGTCGTAAGGAACATTAAAGTAAAATCATGACAGTTTTGTTAAGATTTTGTGGTCTTAACATGtacttttgtttcattttagatGTAATGGAAGTGGAAGAAATATCAATATCAGAAATATCTTCTGGTAGCTTGCCggcaaaaaatacttttaaaaatgaagaaCCGACTGAtaacatgagaattcacactggagaacaCCCATACGCATGTCTTcaatgtggaaagagtttcaccaACAAAACATCTTTTTACATCCACAGGAGAAATCACAACAGAGAGCCCCCACACACGTGTCCACAGTGTGGAAAGCGTTTCACCACCAAAAGTAATCGTGATGTCCACATGAGACATCACACCGGAGAGCGCCCATAcgcatgtcctcagtgtggaaagagtttcacacacaaacatagtcTTAAAAATCACATGATGGCTCACACTGGACAAATgccatacacatgtcctcagtgtgaaaAGGGTTTTCCAAGCAAAGGAAGACTTACTTTGCACATTGAAATGCACATTGGAGAACGTCTGTACGTTTGtcctcagtgtgaaaagagtttcagaCGAAAAAGTGATCTTCAGGAACACATAAGAATTCACACGAGAGAGCGTCCATACAcctgtcctcagtgtggaaagagattcgcgagaaaaaataattttaaaaaccACATGACGGCTCATTCTGGAGAGCGGCCGTAcgcatgtcctcagtgtggaaagagttacaCAACCAAAAGTCATCTTAGTGACCACGTGAAAATTCACTCCGGAGAAAAGCCATACGCCTgtcttcagtgtggaaagagcttCACAAGAAATCAAAGTCTTGAAAACCACTTGACAACTCATACTGGAGAGCGGCACGCATGTCcgcagtgtgaaaagagtttcacaACCAAAAGGTATCTTAAtgtccacatgagaattcacactgagGAGCGCTCATAAGCATGTCTCATGAGTGTAGAAAGTGTTTCACAGTGGCTCCGTTCACACCGTCAGCGTTTAGGATCGTCTTTACAGATGTGAGTCTTGGAACGTTCTGCTCACACATCTGAAATACTGTCTGTATTCTGTTCCCATGTGACTCCTGTAACCACAGTGATGGACTTTCATATGACCGGAATTCTTTCTTTATTGACTTGGTATTGCAATTAAACTTGTTTAATCCATACACTGACAAcgataataaaaaagtaaaatctaGCACAGGTGCGTCTGTAgtatgtctgctaaagatctggtaAAAATCTGCtaagtaaaaacatctgctaatcAGCTGAGAAAGAGCAATTTACACATAAtctctaaatcataaacattttacagacatcatctagatgtctatatgacatctgacgtctctgagacgtattgcagatgagcaaactatgtcttgcagatgtaaacgcagacatcaaatagacgtttTGTGTTATCAGGGACCCGATTCTTACAACAGTGCTTGAAGTGAGCctttttgctacctccatacaaaacaggactaacccctccccaaaCCATAAAAGATTAACAAACTAGACGTGATTAAATAACTGGTTATTTGTAAACCACTTGTTGTGGTTAAATCATTTCCTAAATTTACTTTAAATGACCTTgctgctatttttattagcatctatattttttatttctacatacaaaaatgtttgaacgactgtatttgaaaaagcaaaaaaagttgCAATCACtatgcattgtttgtttttgaaagaatgtttgtattATTTCCTGTAATTGAGTTTACTTTCAGCAATGCACTACACGACCACAGACTGAAATTAATAAGCAAACAGCAATTCATATTCTTATTTATTGTATCATAATTACAAAGCAAAGCCTTACAAACAGAATGTACACAAGATACACGATACATCTTGTGTCATGAAAATtctcaaaatacacatttataaatacacaaaccaaTTAAAACAAtgtgtgcataataattttgtgatACATTCTGTGTTTACGAGTTTTCTTTCtgcactctctccctctctatGATCCTAACAGATGAATCAGAAAGAATCTGAAACACAGGGTACAGCGCCTCAGTAAATGACGTCTGGAATCTGAACATTGGGGTCATTGTTTTAGTGATGTTATAGTATGACAGAGTTCCTGCCTTATGATCCAGATACACCCCGATTCTAGAGGCCGCAGTGAGAGGTGTTCTTACTTTATCATGAATAAAACCAAACT of Triplophysa rosa linkage group LG14, Trosa_1v2, whole genome shotgun sequence contains these proteins:
- the LOC130564851 gene encoding gastrula zinc finger protein XlCGF8.2DB-like, whose product is MQEKSADMSNTEPCRIKNEDTAEQRDVMEVEEISISEISSGSLPAKNTFKNEEPTDNMRIHTGEHPYACLQCGKSFTNKTSFYIHRRNHNREPPHTCPQCGKRFTTKSNRDVHMRHHTGERPYACPQCGKSFTHKHSLKNHMMAHTGQMPYTCPQCEKGFPSKGRLTLHIEMHIGERLYVCPQCEKSFRRKSDLQEHIRIHTRERPYTCPQCGKRFARKNNFKNHMTAHSGERPYACPQCGKSYTTKSHLSDHVKIHSGEKPYACLQCGKSFTRNQSLENHLTTHTGERHACPQCEKSFTTKRYLNVHMRIHTEERS